A part of Hydrogenobacter sp. T-8 genomic DNA contains:
- the rplX gene encoding 50S ribosomal protein L24, translating to MAQRIKRGDTVVVLRGKEKGKTGEVIKVLREENRVIVKDVNLVKKHVREIPNVREGGIYEMEAPIHISNVMLICPKCEKPTRVGIRTVLEGDTIRKYRYCKKCNENIDLIREKVRVRA from the coding sequence ATGGCTCAGAGAATAAAGAGGGGTGATACTGTGGTGGTTCTAAGAGGAAAAGAGAAGGGCAAGACTGGAGAGGTTATCAAGGTTCTTAGAGAAGAAAACAGAGTAATAGTAAAGGATGTGAACCTTGTGAAAAAGCATGTAAGGGAAATACCCAATGTAAGAGAGGGTGGCATATACGAGATGGAAGCTCCCATCCATATAAGCAATGTGATGCTTATCTGCCCCAAATGCGAAAAGCCTACAAGGGTGGGCATAAGGACGGTGTTGGAAGGAGACACCATTAGAAAATACAGATACTGCAAAAAATGCAACGAAAACATTGACCTTATAAGAGAAAAAGTGAGGGTTAGAGCATGA
- the rpmD gene encoding 50S ribosomal protein L30 yields MARLRVKLVRGLAGKPEAQVKAVKSLGLKKVGQEVLLEDNPMVRGNIRKAVHLLQVEEVKE; encoded by the coding sequence ATGGCAAGGCTGAGAGTAAAACTTGTTAGAGGTCTCGCAGGAAAACCAGAGGCTCAAGTAAAGGCGGTAAAGAGCCTTGGTCTCAAGAAGGTGGGTCAGGAAGTCCTGCTTGAGGACAACCCCATGGTAAGGGGTAATATACGCAAGGCGGTTCATCTTCTTCAAGTAGAGGAGGTTAAGGAATGA
- the rplO gene encoding 50S ribosomal protein L15: MKLHELAPNEGAVKEKRRVGRGIGSGLGKTCGKGHKGQKTRSGDRRLPSWFEGGQTPLHKRVPKRGFRPINRVEYAVVNLKTLERYFEAGQEITPELLLQRGLVKKGMPVKVLGDGELTKPLRVRAHAFSVSARQKIEALGGTCEEIK, translated from the coding sequence ATGAAACTGCATGAGCTTGCACCCAACGAAGGAGCGGTGAAGGAAAAAAGAAGGGTTGGAAGGGGTATAGGCTCTGGACTTGGTAAAACCTGTGGGAAGGGACACAAGGGTCAAAAGACAAGGTCTGGAGACAGAAGACTTCCCTCATGGTTTGAGGGCGGACAAACACCACTCCATAAGAGAGTGCCAAAGAGGGGCTTTAGACCCATAAACAGGGTAGAGTATGCGGTGGTAAACCTCAAGACCTTAGAAAGATACTTTGAAGCAGGTCAAGAGATAACGCCAGAGCTTCTTCTTCAAAGGGGTCTTGTGAAGAAGGGTATGCCAGTAAAAGTGCTCGGAGATGGAGAGCTCACAAAGCCTCTTAGAGTAAGGGCTCACGCCTTTTCGGTCTCCGCAAGGCAGAAGATTGAAGCCCTTGGTGGAACCTGCGAGGAGATAAAGTGA
- the rplF gene encoding 50S ribosomal protein L6: MSRIGKKPIEIPQGVRVNLQDGELRVEGPKGKLSMKVHPDIKVSLEGNTIRVERPTDQPFHRAMHGTTAALIRNMIKGVTEGFTKVLEVVGLGYRAAVKGNNLELSLGLSHPVIYPIPPDVKIEVKENKIYVSGIDKERVGQVCAQIRAFRKPDVYKGKGIRYEGEVLRLKAGKAAGKGKGGKK; the protein is encoded by the coding sequence ATGTCAAGGATAGGCAAAAAACCCATTGAGATACCTCAAGGTGTAAGGGTAAACCTTCAGGATGGAGAGCTAAGGGTTGAAGGACCAAAGGGCAAGCTCTCCATGAAAGTGCACCCAGACATAAAGGTAAGCCTTGAGGGCAACACCATAAGGGTAGAAAGACCCACAGACCAACCCTTTCACAGGGCTATGCATGGCACCACCGCCGCACTCATAAGGAACATGATAAAGGGCGTGACCGAAGGCTTTACCAAGGTGCTGGAAGTGGTGGGGCTTGGCTATAGGGCTGCGGTAAAGGGCAACAACTTAGAGCTCAGCCTCGGACTATCGCATCCTGTCATATACCCCATACCACCCGATGTGAAGATAGAAGTAAAAGAAAACAAAATATATGTAAGCGGGATAGACAAGGAAAGGGTGGGTCAGGTATGCGCCCAGATAAGAGCCTTCAGAAAGCCCGATGTATACAAGGGTAAGGGTATAAGATACGAGGGCGAAGTGCTAAGGCTCAAGGCTGGAAAGGCTGCCGGAAAGGGCAAGGGTGGTAAGAAGTAA
- the rpsH gene encoding 30S ribosomal protein S8 produces the protein MDPVADMFSAIKNAIRRRMDYVDVPSSRLKEAILELLKKEGYIKGWERLEEGKKGTQYTLRIHLKYLDPKKERSAISELQKVSKPGRRIYTPKHRIPYVQRGFGIAILSTDAGLITDHEARRLGRGGEILAYVW, from the coding sequence ATGGACCCAGTGGCAGATATGTTCTCCGCCATAAAGAACGCAATAAGGAGAAGGATGGATTATGTGGATGTGCCCTCTTCAAGACTAAAGGAGGCCATACTGGAACTTCTAAAAAAGGAGGGCTATATAAAGGGCTGGGAGAGATTGGAAGAGGGTAAAAAAGGCACTCAGTATACGTTGAGGATACACCTCAAATACCTTGACCCTAAGAAGGAAAGAAGTGCCATATCGGAGCTACAGAAGGTTTCCAAACCAGGAAGAAGGATATACACCCCAAAGCACAGAATACCCTATGTGCAGAGGGGGTTTGGCATAGCCATACTCTCCACCGATGCAGGTCTTATAACGGACCATGAAGCCAGAAGGCTGGGCAGAGGTGGAGAGATATTAGCCTATGTATGGTGA
- the rplE gene encoding 50S ribosomal protein L5, which yields MSVETKYVPRLYTKYKEEVVPQLINRFGYKNPMEVPKIVKVVVNMGVGEAVGDIKHLERATEDLRAITGQQPAVRRAKKSEAGFKLRKGMPVGLKVTLRKERMWDFLDKLICVALPRVKDFKGLNPRSFDGRGNYAFGIAEQIVFPEIDYEKVDAIRGMDVIIHTTAETDEEAFWLLSLLGLPIRSAGG from the coding sequence ATGAGCGTAGAGACCAAGTATGTTCCCAGGCTTTACACCAAGTATAAAGAAGAGGTAGTTCCTCAGCTGATAAACCGCTTTGGCTACAAGAACCCCATGGAGGTGCCCAAGATAGTCAAGGTTGTGGTCAACATGGGCGTGGGCGAGGCAGTGGGCGATATAAAGCATCTTGAAAGGGCCACAGAGGACCTGAGGGCAATAACAGGTCAACAGCCAGCGGTAAGAAGGGCAAAGAAATCCGAAGCCGGCTTTAAACTCAGAAAGGGTATGCCCGTGGGTTTGAAGGTGACCCTAAGAAAGGAGAGGATGTGGGACTTTTTAGACAAGCTCATATGCGTGGCACTACCAAGGGTGAAGGACTTCAAGGGGCTAAACCCCAGGTCTTTTGATGGTAGGGGCAACTACGCCTTTGGTATTGCGGAGCAGATAGTGTTTCCAGAAATAGATTACGAAAAGGTGGATGCCATAAGGGGTATGGATGTTATAATCCATACCACTGCAGAAACAGACGAGGAAGCCTTCTGGCTTTTGTCCCTGCTGGGGCTTCCTATAAGGAGCGCAGGAGGTTAA
- the secY gene encoding preprotein translocase subunit SecY — MIEYIKQLFSLEDFKKRLAYTLFMLAIYRLGSHIPLPGIDTTALQDFFKSFEGTLFYLYDIFSGGNLSRMTLFALGVMPYISASIMMQLLTVAVPELQRLAKEEGDYGRYKINQYTRYLTLFVAFVQSMGIAVWLQGQVSPKGTPIVPDTGILFSLTTVIALVSSTMFLVWVGDRITEKGIGNGMSLLIFAGIVAGFPSAGIRVWDMLKNGDISPFAFVGVILFVLAVVVGIVFIQEAERRIPIQYPRRQVGRQEIVGSSSYLPIKINPAGVIPIIFAQSLLIIPSTVLGFIQHPIAKAIHDAFNPTTLPYNILYVAFIIFFTYFYTAVLINPVDVADNLKKAGAFIPGVRPGQDTQKTLEYIINRLALVGALFLSVVAVIPIFVSLWLKVPFYFGGTTALIVVGVALDTINKLEAQLLQQRYTKYRRKVK, encoded by the coding sequence GTGATAGAGTATATAAAACAGCTCTTTTCCTTGGAGGACTTCAAAAAAAGACTTGCCTACACGCTTTTTATGCTAGCCATATACAGACTTGGCAGTCATATCCCACTGCCAGGCATAGACACCACCGCCCTACAGGATTTCTTCAAGAGCTTTGAGGGGACGCTTTTTTATCTATACGATATCTTCTCAGGAGGGAACCTGAGCAGGATGACCCTCTTTGCCCTTGGGGTTATGCCTTACATATCCGCCTCTATAATGATGCAACTTCTTACCGTGGCAGTGCCAGAGCTACAAAGACTTGCAAAAGAAGAAGGAGACTACGGAAGGTATAAGATAAACCAGTATACGAGGTATCTTACCCTCTTTGTAGCTTTCGTGCAATCCATGGGTATAGCGGTGTGGCTTCAGGGGCAGGTATCACCGAAGGGAACTCCTATAGTGCCTGATACAGGAATTCTTTTCTCCCTAACCACTGTAATAGCCCTCGTATCCTCCACCATGTTCCTTGTATGGGTGGGTGATAGGATAACTGAAAAGGGTATTGGCAACGGTATGTCTTTGCTCATATTCGCCGGTATAGTGGCAGGCTTTCCCAGTGCAGGCATAAGGGTTTGGGATATGTTAAAGAACGGAGATATTTCACCTTTTGCCTTTGTGGGTGTCATACTTTTTGTCTTGGCGGTGGTTGTTGGTATTGTATTCATACAAGAGGCAGAGAGAAGAATACCAATCCAATATCCAAGAAGACAGGTGGGAAGACAGGAAATTGTTGGCTCTTCCAGCTACCTACCCATAAAGATAAACCCCGCAGGTGTTATACCCATAATCTTCGCTCAGTCTCTTCTTATAATTCCCTCAACAGTGCTGGGCTTTATACAGCATCCCATAGCCAAAGCCATACACGATGCCTTTAATCCCACCACCCTGCCCTACAACATACTTTACGTAGCCTTTATAATCTTCTTCACCTACTTTTACACCGCAGTGCTTATAAACCCCGTAGATGTAGCGGACAACCTCAAAAAGGCAGGAGCCTTTATACCTGGCGTAAGACCTGGGCAGGATACGCAAAAAACTCTGGAATACATCATAAACAGGCTTGCTCTTGTGGGTGCCCTCTTCTTAAGCGTGGTGGCGGTCATACCCATATTCGTAAGCCTATGGCTCAAGGTTCCTTTTTACTTTGGAGGGACCACTGCCCTCATAGTGGTAGGCGTTGCCCTTGATACCATAAACAAGCTGGAGGCTCAGCTCCTCCAGCAAAGGTATACAAAATACAGGAGGAAGGTAAAGTGA
- a CDS encoding adenylate kinase, whose protein sequence is MVFLGPPGSGKGTQAKKLSQELGLMHISTGDILRDAVKNQTELGKKAKEYMDRGELVPDNLMIALIEEVMPKEGGFILDGFPRTVPQALALEEMLRGYKRDVDKVFLFDLSEEVVVERLSGRLTCSQCGAVYHRKYNPPKQEGVCDLCGGKLIQREDDKEEVVRRRYRVYKEQTSPLVEFYQKKNKLIRLDASQDIQEVNKRLLEVLRDGH, encoded by the coding sequence ATGGTCTTCCTTGGACCGCCGGGTTCTGGCAAAGGCACGCAGGCAAAAAAGCTTTCTCAGGAGCTGGGTCTTATGCATATATCCACCGGCGATATCCTCAGGGATGCGGTCAAGAACCAAACCGAATTGGGCAAGAAGGCAAAGGAATACATGGACAGGGGTGAGTTAGTGCCAGACAATCTCATGATAGCCCTCATAGAAGAGGTTATGCCAAAAGAGGGTGGCTTTATACTGGACGGCTTTCCAAGGACTGTGCCACAAGCCCTTGCCCTCGAGGAGATGCTAAGGGGTTATAAAAGGGATGTGGACAAGGTTTTCCTCTTTGACCTCTCAGAAGAGGTGGTGGTAGAGAGGCTCTCTGGAAGGCTCACCTGCTCTCAATGCGGTGCGGTCTACCACAGAAAGTATAACCCTCCAAAACAGGAAGGTGTGTGCGACCTGTGCGGTGGCAAGCTAATTCAGAGGGAAGATGACAAGGAAGAGGTAGTAAGAAGAAGATACAGGGTATACAAGGAACAAACAAGTCCTCTCGTTGAATTTTATCAAAAAAAGAATAAATTGATAAGACTGGACGCAAGCCAAGATATACAGGAAGTGAACAAAAGGTTGTTAGAGGTGTTAAGAGATGGGCATTGA
- a CDS encoding type Z 30S ribosomal protein S14, which yields MARKAKVAKDVLHFPKYVVRQKNRCPLCGRPRGFIRQFGMCRLCFRELALRGEIPGIRKASW from the coding sequence ATGGCAAGAAAGGCAAAGGTGGCAAAGGATGTCCTGCACTTTCCAAAGTATGTGGTCAGGCAGAAAAACAGATGTCCTCTCTGTGGAAGACCCAGAGGTTTTATAAGACAGTTCGGCATGTGTAGGCTATGCTTTAGGGAGCTTGCCCTCAGGGGTGAAATTCCAGGTATTAGAAAAGCAAGTTGGTAA
- the rplR gene encoding 50S ribosomal protein L18, giving the protein MAKLSRHEKRERRHKRIRKKIIGTPERPRLCVYRSLHAFYAQLIDDTGGQSKTLVSASSIDPEFVQLTGKRGGKSIEDVQKVAEILVKRATEKGIKKVVFDRGGFLYHGKIKAFADKCRELGLEF; this is encoded by the coding sequence ATGGCAAAGCTAAGCAGGCATGAAAAGAGAGAAAGAAGGCATAAGAGGATAAGAAAGAAGATAATAGGCACACCAGAAAGGCCCAGGCTATGCGTGTATAGAAGCCTGCACGCCTTTTACGCTCAGCTCATTGATGATACTGGAGGACAGTCAAAAACCCTTGTCTCCGCATCTTCCATAGACCCAGAGTTTGTCCAGCTCACGGGCAAAAGGGGTGGAAAGTCCATAGAGGATGTGCAGAAGGTGGCAGAGATTCTGGTAAAAAGGGCTACCGAGAAGGGCATAAAAAAGGTGGTCTTTGACAGAGGCGGTTTCCTTTACCATGGAAAGATTAAGGCTTTTGCAGACAAATGCAGAGAGCTTGGACTTGAATTCTAA
- the rpsE gene encoding 30S ribosomal protein S5 produces the protein MGGISIEKLIDNKRRDQRIAELEDQLQIEERLIYAKRTTRVTKGGKRFSFSALVIVGDKRGFVGFGLGKAREVPIAIAKAIEDGRKHIIRVPIENGTVPHDVIGHYGPTMIKVIPARRGTGIVAGGAAKPIFELAGYTDVLTKLQGSTNPNNVVRAVFDALLKLRSLEEVARERGIDLEVLKKRYNIYARDLRIP, from the coding sequence ATGGGTGGCATATCCATTGAAAAGCTTATTGACAACAAAAGAAGAGACCAGAGGATAGCGGAGCTTGAAGACCAGCTACAGATAGAAGAGAGGCTCATTTACGCCAAAAGAACCACAAGGGTCACAAAGGGTGGAAAAAGGTTTTCCTTTAGTGCTTTGGTAATAGTGGGCGACAAAAGGGGTTTTGTAGGCTTTGGACTTGGAAAAGCCAGAGAAGTGCCAATAGCCATAGCCAAAGCCATAGAGGACGGAAGAAAGCACATAATAAGAGTGCCAATAGAAAACGGCACTGTCCCACATGACGTGATAGGACATTACGGTCCTACCATGATAAAGGTTATACCTGCAAGGCGTGGAACGGGTATAGTGGCTGGGGGTGCAGCAAAGCCTATCTTTGAATTGGCAGGTTATACGGACGTGCTTACCAAGCTACAAGGAAGCACAAACCCCAACAATGTGGTAAGGGCGGTTTTTGACGCCCTACTCAAGCTAAGGTCTCTGGAAGAGGTGGCAAGAGAGCGAGGAATAGACTTGGAGGTTCTCAAAAAGCGATACAACATCTACGCAAGAGACCTGCGCATACCATGA